The genomic window CTTCTCGTTGCGCTGCAGGATCCGCAAACCCCAGAAGGTGAAGAAGACGGCTACGTCGACCCCGGAGGCGGCGGCCGTCGTGGCCAGGATGAGCGTGGGCCATGCCTTATCGAGATCGCCCGACCAGGCGATGATCGTCATCTTCTTCTGGTCTTCGCCGTTCAGCTCGCCCATGGTTGTTCCTCCACCTCAGGGGAAAGATACTCTAGTTGGTAAGTAGGATTCTGTCCAGTTGACAATCCTACCTCGCGAGCGGTATTCAAACCCATGCGCTTCTCGCAGAAGACCGAGTACGCTCTTCGTGCCCTGCTGGAGCTGGGCGCGGCCCCCGTCTCCGGTCCGATCTCCGCGCGCGAGATCGCGCGGTCGCAGCGGATCCCGGTCCGGTTCCTCGAGCAGGTGCTGGCCGAGCTGCGCCGTGGGGGGCTGATCACGAGCCAGCGGGGGGCGTCCGGCGGGGCGGTCCTGGCCCGCGACCCGGAGACGATCACCGTGGGTGAGGTGATCGACCTGCTCGAGGGTCCCGTGGTCGGGCAGGCCTGCCTCGATCCGTTCGCCGACCAGGGCAGGGCGGTGGCTCACTCGGCCGTCCAGGAGCTCTGGCTCGACCTCCAGATCACCATCCGCGAACGCCTGGCCGGCGTCACGATCGCCGATCTCGTCCGCCGCCAAGCGGAGCTCGACCGCTCCTCCTACCTCGCGTTCCAGATCTGACGGCCATGGCGGAGCCGTCGATCGACCGGGTGCAGGTCCCCCGTCCCCCCAGGGGGGAGGGCCAGTGGGCCTTCGGGTACCGGGAACCGCTCAACGCCGCTGAGCAGACGAAGAAGGATCAGGACTCCCTCGACGTGTACGAGCGGATCCTCCACTACGCGGCGACGGGGGAGCCGATCTTCGTGGCGGACCTGCGGTCCCGGTTCCGGTCGTACGGGATCTACACGCAGCGTCCCGAGTCGGACGGGTTCCTCATGATGCGCATCCGGATCCCCGGGGGGGTCCTCACGTCGGAGCAGCTGCGCACGATCGGGGAGCTCTCCCGAGACATCGGCCGCGACGTAGCCGACGTCACCGACCGGCAGAACGTGCAGCTGCACTGGGTGAGGATCGCGGACGTCCCCCGCATCTGGGAGCGCCTGGAGGCGGTGGGGCTGAACACGCTGGAGGCCTGCGGGGACGTGCCGCGCAACATCCTGGGATGCGCGCTGGCGGGCGTCGACGCCGACGAGGTCCTGGACGCGACGCCGCTGGTCTACGCGGTCAACGAGCGGCTGACCGGGACGAAGGAGTTCTCCAACCTCCCGCGCAAATACAAGATGTCCATCACCGGCTGCCGGCACCAGTGCGCGGTCCACGAGGCCAACGACGTGGGCCTCGTCGCCCACCAGCTCGACGACGGGCGCGTCGGCTTCGACGTCTGGGTGGGCGGGGGGCTCTCCTCGACTCCCCACTTCGCGCAGCGCCTCGGTGTCTTCGTCCCCCCGGAAGAGGTGGTCGAGGTTTGCGTGGCGATCACCGCGATCTTCCGCGACTACGGGTACCGCCGCTCCCGCAACAGGGCCAGGCTGAAGTTCCTCGTCGCCGACTGGGGCGCAGCCACCTTCCGCGAGGTCCTGGAGGCGTACCTGGGCCGGGGGCTGGTCGACGGTCCGGAGGCGAAGCCGTCCGACGAGACGCATCGCGACCACACCGGCGTCGGACGTCAGCACGACGGCCTCAACTACCTCGGCTTCGCCATGCGTACCGGGCGGACGTCCGGATCGGACCTGGTGGCTCTCGCCGACCTGGCCGACCGGGTCGGGAAGGGTCGGCTGCGCCTGACGGCCCAGCAGAAGGTGGTCCTGCTCGACGTGCCGGACGACCGACTGGCCGAGACGATGGACTCCCTCGAGTCCCTCGGCTACCCCGTCTTCGCGTCTCCCTTCCGGACCGGGGCCATGGCCTGCACCGGGATCGAGTTCTGCAAGCTGGCGATCGTCGAGACGAAGCACCGGGCGACCCAGATCACCGAGGAGCTCGAGCGGCGGCTCCCGGGGTTCGACGAGCCGCTGCGCATCAACGTGAACGGATGTCCGAACTCGTGCGCCCGATACCAGCTCGCCGATATCGGGTTCATGGGCGTCCTCGTCAGCGAGAGGACGAACGGGGACGGGTCCTCGACGAAGCTCGAGGGGTTCAACGTCCACGTGGGCGGACACCTGGGAGCCCAGCGGCGGTTCGGCCGGAAGGTCCGGGGGGTGAGGCTGCGGGCGGACGAGCTGGTCTCGTTCGCGGAGAGGCTGATCGGCATCTACCTCGACGAGCGGCGGGGGCAGAGGTCGTTCGGCGAGTGGATCGTCACCCACACCGACCAGCAGATCGACGCGATCGCGAAGCGGGCGGCCAAGGGTCTCGAGAGGGTGGGGCCGCCGCCCGTCGCCGCCGACGAGATCAGACCGGAGGACGACTGATGATCAGCCTGCACGAGGTCGACGAGCTCAACTCCCGGCTGGGCGACGCCCACCCGGCGGACGTCCTGAAGTGGGCGTTCACCTCCATCCCGGACCTCGCCATCGCGGTCAGCTTCCAGGTCGGCGGCCTCGTCAACGTCCACATGGCCCGGCAGGTGATCGACCGGCCGGTGCCGGTCCTGTTCATCCAGACCGGTTTCCACTTCCCGGAGACGATCGGGTTCAGGGACCGCATCGTGTCCGACTGGGGCCTCGAGCTCATCGAGACCCGTCCGACGCTGGGACCCGAGCGTCAGGCGGCCGAGGTCCACCCGCGCCTGTACGAGGTCGACCCGGACCGGTGCTGCGAGCTGAACAAGGTCCGTCCCCTGCAGGAGGTGCTCGACGGCCTCGGGGGGTGGGTGACCGGGCTGCGTCGGGACCAGGGGGCCACCCGGCGGGAGACGAAGGTCGTGGACGTCCAGACGCTGCACTCCGGCCGGGAGATCTGGAAGGTGAACCCGCTCGCCACCTGGACGGCGTCGGAGGTGTGGCGGTACGCCGAGGAGCACGACATCCCGACCCATCCGCTCTACGACCGGGGCTACCTGTCGATCGGCTGCGCCCCCTGCACACGCCCGGTTCGCGAGGGCGAGGACGCGCGCGCCGGACGCTGGGCCGGGCGCGAGAAGACCGAGTGCGGCATCCACGGCCTCGGCCGGACGGGTTGAGACCGAGGAGGAGACCGATGTCAGACCATCTGATCGCACCCTACGGAGGCGTGCTCGTCGACCTGGTGACCGAACCCGAGAGGGCCCGGGAGCTCCAGAAGCAGTCGCGGGACTGGCCCTCGTGGGACCTGACGCCCCGGCAGCTGTGCGATCTGGAGCTGCTCCTGTCGGGCGGGTTCTCTCCGTTGCGCGGGTTCATGGGTCGCGCTGACCACGACGGCGTCGTCTCCGATATGCGCCTGGCCGACGGTACCGTCTGGCCGATCCCCATCACCCTCGACGTGACGGAGGAGGTGGCAGGCGGGCTGGCCGAAGGGGCGACCCTGGCCCTCCGAGACCCGGAGGGACTCATGCTCGCCGCGCTCACGGTCACCGACGTCTGGACACCGGACCGCGAGCGTGAGGCGGAGGCCGTCTACGGGACGGTGAACACGGAGCACCCGGGGGTCGCCCACCTCCTTCAGAGGAGCAACCGCGTCTACGTGGGGGGGACGGTGGAGGGGGTCCAGCCCCCGGTCCACTACGACTTCAAGGCGCTCCGTCTGACCCCGGCCGACCTGCGCCGGGAGTTCGGTCGACTCGGCTGGCGCCGGGTGGTCGCCTTCCAGACGCGCAACCCGATGCACCGCGCGCACGTCGAGCTGACGCACCGGGCGGCCGTGCAGGCCGGGGCGAACCTGCTGATCCACCCGGTCGTAGGGATGACGAAGCCGGGTGACGTCGACCACTACACGCGGGTGCGCTGCTACCAGGCCGTCGCCGCCCACTACCCGGCCAACACCGCGATGCTGTCGCTGCTCCCGTTGGCGATGAGGATGGCCGGCCCTCGCGAGGCGGTCTGGCACGCGATCATCCGGCGCAACCACGGGTGCACCCACTTCATCGTGGGCCGCGACCACGCCGGGCCGGGAAGAGCTTCGGACGGCACCCCCTTCTACGGGCCCTACGACGCGCAGGAGCTGCTCGCCTCGCTGCAGGACGAGGTGGGGGTGGAGATGGTCCCGTTCCAGGCCCTGGTCTACGTGGAGGACTCGGACGCATACATGCCGAGCGACGAGGTGCCGGAGGGCGCCCGCGTCCTGGACATCTCCGGCACCGAGCTCCGAGACCGGCTCGCCCACGGCCGCGAGATCCCCAGCTGGTTCACCTATCCCGAGGTGGCCGAGGAGCTGCGCCGGACGCATCCCCCGCGGGCCAGGCAGGGGTTCACCGTCTTCTTCACCGGGCTCTCCGGGTCCGGCAAGTCGACCATCGCCAACGCGCTGCTGGTGAAGCTCCTCGAGATCGGGGGACGGCCGGTGACACTGCTCGACGGGGACCTGGTCCGCAAGCACCTCTCCTCGGAGCTGGGGTTCTCGAAGGAGCACCGCGACATCAACATCCGCCGTATCGGCTACGTCGCATCGGAGATCACCCGCAACGGCGGGATAGCGCTCTGCGCTCCCATCGCCCCCTACGACGCCGTCCGGAAGGAGGTGCGGGAGATGGTCGCGCCGGGCGGAGGGTTCGTGCTCGTGCACGTCGCGACCCCGCTCGAGGTCTGCGAGCAGCGGGACCGCAAGGGTCTGTACGCGAAGGCCAGGGCGGGGATCGTGAAGGAGTTCACCGGGATCAGCGACCCCTACGAGGAGCCGGCCGACGCGGAGGTCGTCATCGACACCTCCGACCTGACGCCCGAGGAGGCGGCCAACCAGATCGTCCTGCACCTCGAGCGCGAGGGCTACATCGGCGCGGACGTCTGACCCAGCCGCGCGGCCGCCCGGTCCAGGAGGCGCCCGACGGGGCGGGCCAGGACGACCACGAGGGGGACGGTCCCCAGGAGCGCGCGCCCCACGTCCCAACCGAGCGAGGAGATCGCGTAGAACGCGATGTAGCGCCGGACCGTCTCGGCGGCTCCGAGGCCCGGCTCGAACGCGGCGGCCGTGCCCGAGGCCAGGAACGGCCAGAACCAGAGCGTCATGAGGCCCCCGAACACCACGCAGGCGACCGCGGCGTACGCGCCCAGGGTCAAGGTGGCCAGGCGGCCGCCGGTCGCGCGGCGCGCGAGCCCGGCTCCTGCCCCCACCCAGCCCGCCGCGAACATCTGAAAGGGCATCCACGGTCCGACCCCGGCGGTCAGGACGGCCGAGACCACGATCGTGAGGGAGCCGAGCAGGAACCCGAACCTCGACCCGAGCGACCACCCGGCCAGGATGGGGAGGACGAGGGCGAAGCCTTCCCCCGACGGACCCTTCGGCAGCCGCATGAACGCGCTGACCGCGACGAGGGCGCCCAGGAGCGCGACGAGACGGGCGTCGGTCCGGTGGCGCCGGGCCTCCTGTAGCGCCACGACCCCGATCAGCGGGAGCGCGAGCGCGACGAGCACGGGGGCGTCCGTGGTGTGGGCCCGCCCCTCGGCCGTGGTCCGTCCCGCGCCGATGAACAGCGGCCACAGGAACGCGCACAGGCCGGCGGCGTTGATCGCCACGAGCGCCCACGGAGCCCGCGCCTCTCCGGGGAGACGGACCGGGCGGTGCGTCTCGGATCGGTCCAGGGTCCTCATGGCACCCCCACCCCGGCCACCACGTCCCGCGGCACCAGGAACCGTGGGTCCCCCATCACCTTCGACGTCTGGGTCGAGAAGAGCAGTGACTCGCCCAGCACCTCCGCGGTGGGTCCGTCCGCGACCACCTCGCCCGCGGCCAGCATCACGACCCGGTCGGACAGCCTCGCGACCAGCTCGACGTCGTGGGTCACGACCGCGACCGCCCGGCCCGAGGCGGCCTGCTCCCGCAGGACCGTGGTGAGCATCCGCTTCCCCCCCTCGTCCAAGCCGCGCGTCGGCTCGTCGAGGAGCAGGACGTCGACGTCGCGCGCGAGAGCGGTGGCGAGCGCGACACGCAGGCGCTGTCCGGCCGAGAGCGTCCATGGATGTCGGGAGCCGAGCCCCGAGAGCCCGAGGCGGTCGAGCCAGGCCGGGTCGGGTACCTCGTCGGCCACCCTCTCGCGGTACAGGAGGGCGTCGGCTCGCTGTGGGACGTAGCCGACCCGCTCCGGGTCGACCCGGACCCGTCCTCCGGCGGGCTTCACCAACCGGGCCAACGCGCGCAGGAGGGTCGTCTTCCCCGAGCCGTTGCGGCCGACGATCGCGGTCACCTCACCGCGTCGCAGCTCGAGATCGACCCCGGACAGCACCTCGCGCCTCCCGAGCGTCACGCGCAGCCGGTCGGCGCGCAGGGCGGGCTCGCCGCCCGGCACCCGGACGGCGGCCGGGGGGGCGACGTCGAGTGCCCGCGCGAACGACCGGCCCTCGCGCACCGTGAGCGGCAGCGGACGCCAGCCGAGCGTCCGTCCGAGCTCGCAGACCGCCGGCACATGCGGCAGTACGCCGAACGCCTCCCGGGTGGATGCGACGAGGGGAGCGACTCCCGGACCCCCCAGGTGGAAGACGCGGTCCGCGAAGGCCCCAACCCGTTCGAGCCGGTGCTCCGAGCAGACGATCGTGAGCCCGAGGTCGTCGCGCAGCCGCACGAGCGAGGAGAAGACGTCCTCGGCGGACTGGGGGTCTAGCGAGGAGGTCGGTTCGTCGAGGATCAGCACCCGGGGCTGCGCGGCCAGGACGGCGGCGATCGCGACCCGCTGACGCTCGCCGCCGGAGAGGGTGTCCAGGCGCCGGTCGCGCAGATGTCCGATCGCGAGCGCGTCGAGGACCTCCTCCACCCGCTTGCGCAGGCGCGACGGCGGCACACCCAGGTTCTCCGCTGCGAAGGCCACCTCGGGGAGCACCCGGTCCGCGGTGGCGTGGCTCTCGGGGTCCTGCGGCACGAAGCCGGCGACGGACGCGGTCGCGTAGGGGGGCGCGGCCGTGACGTCGGACCCGGCCAGCACCACCCGTCCGGACAGGGTCCCACCGGAGTGGTGGGGCACCAGGCGAACCGGGACGCGCAGCAGGGTCGACTTCCCGCTCCCCGTCTCCCCCGCCACGAGCAGGAACTCGCCTTCCCCGACCTGCAGGTCGATGGCGTCCAGCGCGGGGAGAGCGGAGGTGGGGTACGTGAACGTGACGTCGCGGAGCTCGATCACCGGCGCAACACCTCCACCACCGCCGGCGCGGCGAACCCGAGCACGGGGAGCACGGCCGGCACCCACAGCTCGGGCGGCTGAAGGACCGGGTACGCGGTCCACGAGGCCTCCGGGAGCCGGGCGGAGAGCGCAGCACCGGCCGCCATCAGCGCCACGCACGCATCGACCAGGCCCGGCCTGCGCGAGGCCATCCGGGTCACGAGCGAAGCCCGCGACACGGCTCGCAGGTACACCACGACGCCCGCCAGCCCCGCCCCCACCAGCAGGGTGGCCGCCCGGGGGGCGCCCGCGGTCCAGACGGCGACCCCCGCCACCATGGCGGCCGCTCCGGCGGCCGCCGGGAGCGGCGTGGGAGCCGGTCCGGACGCGGCGCCGTAGCCTCGGGCGTCCATCGACTCGGCGAGCATGAAGGACCGCTCCAACGTCCGGCCGAGGATCGGCACGGCCAGGGAAGGGGCGAGCGTTCGCAGGCCGCGCTGTCCGCGCATCCTCTGCGCGTCCCGGACATCGCGCGCGGTGGCCAGCAGGCCGGGGACGAACGAGGCCGCGATCCCCACCACCAACCCGACCTCGCGCAGGACGGGAGGGACCGACCGCAGGAGCGCGGAGAGATCCACCCGCGCGTTGAACACGCCGAACGCGGCCAGGACGACCATGAGCCGCAGCCCCTCGGCCCCCGCCTCGGCCAGCACCTCGGCCGTCAGCGGCCCTCCGAGCCGCAGCCCGGCGACGCGCAGCTGGGGCAGCGTGAGGAGCACCGTGCGGCCCGGGTTGGGGAGCAAGCCGGTGAACGCGAGGCGCAGGACGAGCAGGACGGCACCGGCGACGAGGAAGGTCCGGACGGCCCTGCCGACGGGGGAGGCGTCCGGGGGGGAGGCGAGGTGCACGAGCAGGACCGTGGCCAGCGCCACCCCCGAGTGCCAGGGGTTCGACGCCGCGGCGAAGAGCTCGTTCGACCCGAGCTGCAGGGCGTACACGCAGACCCCCAGGAGCCAGGCGAACCAGCCCAGCGGGTGCAGGGGGCGGGTCACGTCCGACCCCCGGCGGTCACCCGACCATCCTCCTGCGCCGCCACACGAGGGCGCTCCCGGCCAGGGCGAGAAGGGAGGCCAGGGCCGCGGCGGCCACCGGACCCGACCCGCGACCCTGCTCTGGCCTCGCCGCGCGCGGCGTCACGTCCTCCGCCGACGGCGCGGACGAGCAGAGCGTCTCGGCGGTGACCTCGTCGCCGGGCGGCGGTCCGCCGTCGCGGCCCCACACCCAGGCGTCGGCCGATCCCGCTCGCACGGTCCGGTCGGTGGAGCCGACCTGGGAGAAGGCCCAGCTCGCGTCCTCCGCGTCGCGCGTCCAGTACCCCCAGAACGTGTCGCGCTCGCAGTCCGTGCACCGGTCGGTGCCGCACCCGGTCCCGTCTATGGAGCAGACGAAGACGTCGGGTCCGAACGGTTGCACCTCCAGCGGGAGCCCGGAGGAGGTGAGCACCTCGTACCCGGTGGATCCCTCCTCGATTTCTGGGCAGAGGGTGTGCTCGTCGGTCCCGCGGACCATCAGACCCACCCGTAGCCGCCCCGGTCCGGGGGTCTGCGCCTGGGCGGTGGTCGGACCGTCCCCCTGGGCGGCGCGCACCGAGGTCCGCGTACGAGGCGTCGCCTTGTCGGCGTCGTCCGCGCTTCCGCCCGTCCCGCCGGTCCGAGGGACGGGGCGCACCGGGTACGTCTTGAGCGCCAACCCCACGACGGCCTGCGCGGTCGCGTAGTCGTTGGGGCGCTGCTCCGGCTGCGTGTACCTGATGCCGCCGGACGGCATCTGCAGGGAGAGGAGCGCGTCGATGCCGCTGCGTCCGCCCTTGCGCCATCCGGTCGGGTCCTCGCCGAGGCTCGAGAGGGCCGAGAGGGCAAGCGAGGTCGAGTTGGCGTTCGTCCGTCCGTCCGCGTTGACGCCCCAGCCGCCGTCCTCGCGCTGGGAGCCGGCGAGGTAGGAGCGGGCCTGCACGAGCGCCTCGTCTCCTCGCGTCGACCCGGCCGCCAGGAGCGCGGACACCACCATCGCGGTCGAGTCGACCTCGGCTCCCTGGGCGCACGCCGGAGAGTGCGACCACCCACCGCCCGGACATCGGGTCGCGCTCATGTAGGTGAGGGTCCGGTCCCCCACGGGCTCTCCGCCGGCCAGCAACCCGAGCACGGCCAGCGCGTTCGCGTACGTGCTCCCCGTGTCGTAGCTGCCGGTCGCCGGGTCGTGATAGGACCGCAGCAGCGCTACGTAGTCGACCCCCCCGAACGCCCGCGGGTCGGCTCCCGCGGCCACCAGCCCGGACACGATCCTCCCCGCGTGCCCGGCGCGCTTCACCGCCTCTCGGCCCCGAACCCGGATGTGACCCAACGCGCGCGCCACCGCGTCGGGGTTGGCGTCCGCCGCGACGAGGGAGACCACGTACTCCGCGGTCATATCGGCCGGCTGGTCGGCAGAGACGAACGCGCCCGACGGTTGCTGGCGGGAGACGAGGTACGAGGCCGCAGACGCCACGGCGTCCCCGCGTGCGTCGGCACGCGCGGGGGCCGCGCTCGAGAGGAGCGCGAGGACGATCGCTGCGACGAGGGGGCCGCG from Actinomycetota bacterium includes these protein-coding regions:
- a CDS encoding ECF transporter S component, which produces MRTLDRSETHRPVRLPGEARAPWALVAINAAGLCAFLWPLFIGAGRTTAEGRAHTTDAPVLVALALPLIGVVALQEARRHRTDARLVALLGALVAVSAFMRLPKGPSGEGFALVLPILAGWSLGSRFGFLLGSLTIVVSAVLTAGVGPWMPFQMFAAGWVGAGAGLARRATGGRLATLTLGAYAAVACVVFGGLMTLWFWPFLASGTAAAFEPGLGAAETVRRYIAFYAISSLGWDVGRALLGTVPLVVVLARPVGRLLDRAAARLGQTSAPM
- a CDS encoding prenyltransferase/squalene oxidase repeat-containing protein, with amino-acid sequence MRGPLVAAIVLALLSSAAPARADARGDAVASAASYLVSRQQPSGAFVSADQPADMTAEYVVSLVAADANPDAVARALGHIRVRGREAVKRAGHAGRIVSGLVAAGADPRAFGGVDYVALLRSYHDPATGSYDTGSTYANALAVLGLLAGGEPVGDRTLTYMSATRCPGGGWSHSPACAQGAEVDSTAMVVSALLAAGSTRGDEALVQARSYLAGSQREDGGWGVNADGRTNANSTSLALSALSSLGEDPTGWRKGGRSGIDALLSLQMPSGGIRYTQPEQRPNDYATAQAVVGLALKTYPVRPVPRTGGTGGSADDADKATPRTRTSVRAAQGDGPTTAQAQTPGPGRLRVGLMVRGTDEHTLCPEIEEGSTGYEVLTSSGLPLEVQPFGPDVFVCSIDGTGCGTDRCTDCERDTFWGYWTRDAEDASWAFSQVGSTDRTVRAGSADAWVWGRDGGPPPGDEVTAETLCSSAPSAEDVTPRAARPEQGRGSGPVAAAALASLLALAGSALVWRRRRMVG
- a CDS encoding ATP-binding cassette domain-containing protein, which encodes MIELRDVTFTYPTSALPALDAIDLQVGEGEFLLVAGETGSGKSTLLRVPVRLVPHHSGGTLSGRVVLAGSDVTAAPPYATASVAGFVPQDPESHATADRVLPEVAFAAENLGVPPSRLRKRVEEVLDALAIGHLRDRRLDTLSGGERQRVAIAAVLAAQPRVLILDEPTSSLDPQSAEDVFSSLVRLRDDLGLTIVCSEHRLERVGAFADRVFHLGGPGVAPLVASTREAFGVLPHVPAVCELGRTLGWRPLPLTVREGRSFARALDVAPPAAVRVPGGEPALRADRLRVTLGRREVLSGVDLELRRGEVTAIVGRNGSGKTTLLRALARLVKPAGGRVRVDPERVGYVPQRADALLYRERVADEVPDPAWLDRLGLSGLGSRHPWTLSAGQRLRVALATALARDVDVLLLDEPTRGLDEGGKRMLTTVLREQAASGRAVAVVTHDVELVARLSDRVVMLAAGEVVADGPTAEVLGESLLFSTQTSKVMGDPRFLVPRDVVAGVGVP
- a CDS encoding Rrf2 family transcriptional regulator — protein: MRFSQKTEYALRALLELGAAPVSGPISAREIARSQRIPVRFLEQVLAELRRGGLITSQRGASGGAVLARDPETITVGEVIDLLEGPVVGQACLDPFADQGRAVAHSAVQELWLDLQITIRERLAGVTIADLVRRQAELDRSSYLAFQI
- a CDS encoding bifunctional sulfate adenylyltransferase/adenylylsulfate kinase; the protein is MSDHLIAPYGGVLVDLVTEPERARELQKQSRDWPSWDLTPRQLCDLELLLSGGFSPLRGFMGRADHDGVVSDMRLADGTVWPIPITLDVTEEVAGGLAEGATLALRDPEGLMLAALTVTDVWTPDREREAEAVYGTVNTEHPGVAHLLQRSNRVYVGGTVEGVQPPVHYDFKALRLTPADLRREFGRLGWRRVVAFQTRNPMHRAHVELTHRAAVQAGANLLIHPVVGMTKPGDVDHYTRVRCYQAVAAHYPANTAMLSLLPLAMRMAGPREAVWHAIIRRNHGCTHFIVGRDHAGPGRASDGTPFYGPYDAQELLASLQDEVGVEMVPFQALVYVEDSDAYMPSDEVPEGARVLDISGTELRDRLAHGREIPSWFTYPEVAEELRRTHPPRARQGFTVFFTGLSGSGKSTIANALLVKLLEIGGRPVTLLDGDLVRKHLSSELGFSKEHRDINIRRIGYVASEITRNGGIALCAPIAPYDAVRKEVREMVAPGGGFVLVHVATPLEVCEQRDRKGLYAKARAGIVKEFTGISDPYEEPADAEVVIDTSDLTPEEAANQIVLHLEREGYIGADV
- a CDS encoding nitrite/sulfite reductase — protein: MAEPSIDRVQVPRPPRGEGQWAFGYREPLNAAEQTKKDQDSLDVYERILHYAATGEPIFVADLRSRFRSYGIYTQRPESDGFLMMRIRIPGGVLTSEQLRTIGELSRDIGRDVADVTDRQNVQLHWVRIADVPRIWERLEAVGLNTLEACGDVPRNILGCALAGVDADEVLDATPLVYAVNERLTGTKEFSNLPRKYKMSITGCRHQCAVHEANDVGLVAHQLDDGRVGFDVWVGGGLSSTPHFAQRLGVFVPPEEVVEVCVAITAIFRDYGYRRSRNRARLKFLVADWGAATFREVLEAYLGRGLVDGPEAKPSDETHRDHTGVGRQHDGLNYLGFAMRTGRTSGSDLVALADLADRVGKGRLRLTAQQKVVLLDVPDDRLAETMDSLESLGYPVFASPFRTGAMACTGIEFCKLAIVETKHRATQITEELERRLPGFDEPLRINVNGCPNSCARYQLADIGFMGVLVSERTNGDGSSTKLEGFNVHVGGHLGAQRRFGRKVRGVRLRADELVSFAERLIGIYLDERRGQRSFGEWIVTHTDQQIDAIAKRAAKGLERVGPPPVAADEIRPEDD
- a CDS encoding energy-coupling factor transporter transmembrane component T, with the protein product MTRPLHPLGWFAWLLGVCVYALQLGSNELFAAASNPWHSGVALATVLLVHLASPPDASPVGRAVRTFLVAGAVLLVLRLAFTGLLPNPGRTVLLTLPQLRVAGLRLGGPLTAEVLAEAGAEGLRLMVVLAAFGVFNARVDLSALLRSVPPVLREVGLVVGIAASFVPGLLATARDVRDAQRMRGQRGLRTLAPSLAVPILGRTLERSFMLAESMDARGYGAASGPAPTPLPAAAGAAAMVAGVAVWTAGAPRAATLLVGAGLAGVVVYLRAVSRASLVTRMASRRPGLVDACVALMAAGAALSARLPEASWTAYPVLQPPELWVPAVLPVLGFAAPAVVEVLRR
- a CDS encoding phosphoadenylyl-sulfate reductase, yielding MISLHEVDELNSRLGDAHPADVLKWAFTSIPDLAIAVSFQVGGLVNVHMARQVIDRPVPVLFIQTGFHFPETIGFRDRIVSDWGLELIETRPTLGPERQAAEVHPRLYEVDPDRCCELNKVRPLQEVLDGLGGWVTGLRRDQGATRRETKVVDVQTLHSGREIWKVNPLATWTASEVWRYAEEHDIPTHPLYDRGYLSIGCAPCTRPVREGEDARAGRWAGREKTECGIHGLGRTG